The Misgurnus anguillicaudatus unplaced genomic scaffold, ASM2758022v2 HiC_scaffold_33, whole genome shotgun sequence genomic sequence CTCCCTTTGCTTTATTTCTGCTAACATTTGAGTTTCCTTGAGTTTCCATTCACTTTCCAGTTTGTCGAGTTTCGCTTGTTGGGCTTGTATTTTTTGCATGGCTTTAGCCTCTTCTACTTTGGCTGCTAATTCTGCTTCGGCGTCTGCACGTTTGCTAGAGGATTTTGAGTTGACGCTTGAGTTAAGTTCTGATCTTTGTAATGATTCAGAAGTTAATGTTTCTGTTTTAGTATTCCCAAAAACTGACCCATAATCATCCTTATTTAGCGCTATTCTCACTCTCGCTTTCTCTAGTTGGTCATTGAAAGCCTCGTCTATGTTCTTTAGTCGTTTGCTGACAAGGTCGCAGATCTCAACTGTTAGAGTGTCACATGCATCCATTCTTTTGGTGATAACTGGAGTAGCGGTTTGATTGCGTCGAATGGGTTCATAATTTTGGTGTACTATAGCTTGTTTAGATTTGACTTCTGTTTGAATCCTATCAAGATCCTCAGCAGAGCAGAAAACTTTTAATTTGGTTCTAACCTCCTTTGCTACGTGTTTCCAGGCATCATAGGCTTTGTTGAATGTCctttcatttttcattgcttCCTGTTCACGTAACTCTTGACCCTTTGTTGTTAAACTACGCTCACGGGAGCTTGACCTAGTCTGGTGTGCTTCTGAAGGGTTTTCCATATTGTCGGCAGGAGATGACATTGTAAAGACTCAGCAGATCTGTTTGAACTATAAagctttggggggggggttacGTCTAAACTCAATTTGAAGTAAATGACGGTTTAGGCTTCTCAACTATGCTGCCACTTACATCAGACGTTTACACTTGTGCTGGACCCCAAAGAGTAAACAGATACAATACAAATGTCTTAACAAGATTACTGCTGACAATTTGCAAACAGACAATTTGTTTCTCGAAGTTGTCAGAATTAAAGGGTTAAAGTCTTTCAGGAGAAGTGAAACAATTGTGCCATTAGACTTTGTGCTTTGTCTTACTGGTCTAGCATTTACAGTACTTTGTAGCACAGTCCAAATCCTCTTAAAGTAATTTGGATATTgcctttctttattttcttaaaatgtgCAAAGTCCCATATGAATTAACTGAGCTTGTAATTCCGTTTGTGGCACTGACTTCTATATTGCTCCTTTACTGCTTGCGTAGAATGTCTCAGGTCAAGTTTACCAGCTTAGTCGATGAAGGCCTCTCGCTGCAGCCATGGAATCCACACACTCGCACGTGTAGCGTTGGCCGATCTCATATCAGCTGAATGAAGATGGCGTGGATGGATGGCTCAGCGGCTGAGTTTTCACTGTAGCTGCCCCCTGGTTTCTCGATAACAAGCAGAGAGTCTCTAACGGGTGTAACgttaatcatttattttcaaTCTTCTTCATAAGCACCGTGAAAACTAAAAGTAAACACAAATAGCAGGTCACATAAACCTgattataacattgttttttatactTATAAGCTTATCACAATATTTTTCACATCAAATTACGTTCAAGACATAGAAATAAAAAggtacaaatataaacattgttAACACATGAAGCGTTCAGACCACGCGAACAGCTTGCAAAACAGACAATGatataaataaagataaagTTTGATAAACATAACACAAACTACACACCTCATTCCGCTCACCAAGGGGTGCAACTGCAAATCCTCAATATAATGCTGCTTGCAACCATCGCTGACTTTATAATCAAAAAAGGCATATCCAAGTCCCCCAGACACAGGCAAAAACACAAGCAGAGAAACCATCTGCCTCTATACAGATTCCGGGGTTCACAGTCTCAAACCGGCCATGTGACTGTCACTCAATGGAAGCATGAACTTAGTGACCTCTAGTGGCCACTTAcactcagaggttctgacatgctcttacatttggtcttttttcagttgctttaaaacataataatgggaagtgtctcataccactgcgttcagcacaaactgagctaaaatattatatgagctacatgtatgtacatgtttgtatttttgagagaaaaatgtttatgcgtggtttttaaaaaagcaaaaattttaagtcactgatataagtccacaaaacccatactaaacatgttttaacaagacttttctaaacataatctagtagtctagagttttttctttaaaatgatgtgacaatcaccatgcctacttattcacataaaacaatgtattgatttagaaattgtaagacactttttgtttagacgggccgtatgcgagaaggattgattgacagcaagcaaacaaaggctcgcataatgagctgcataatgaggcaggaatgtgagaatgaactacagtgaagaatgtgaggacaaatgtatacatgtttgtttgaggtttattaagttaacaatataatcaaaatagaaattatGGTTAGgaggacattttaagtttatttggaaacataccctattcaaaaaatttgtataaactaagaaactgagctgtaaacttcatgtggctcatgttaccatataactttatgtccaaaaagtgtttttccacttcatagttttgtactgatgagagagatgctgacctctaagagagttataaacagctgttagcataaattgtccacagaaatacccttacttatataactgatgggtaaatgtcactgatactaagttacattcatatactatcttgtacataaacttaatctcagataaacatctgcagcaattaatataaaaagctgttttcagatgactgttttcagatgcccatccccttatcgtctagcttctgttttaaacgtgtttctgtaagcgcgtatgaactttaaaaacacatcgcatgtgcgcgagctcgcgtctccgtgtaacgcagcgctcataaaaacggtgtcacatgtaaagcgcaatgtatggaattactttgcatgtaaacaatatggaataattttacagcaaatcccgcagtgcagcatttactcaaagttgccatgacagatacgaaagtgaataactgtgtcttaacactgtacaacatgtaacagatatccgccattatgggaggtcacgcgtactcgtttgtaaataagcatgtaaacatggaatcatattacagcacacacttaaaagatacaacagttcaggcttactgaaagtttccatgaaggatataagtgaataactgtgtttaacactgttacagcatgcaacagtgaaatccgccattacgtgagatcgcgtccgtttgtaaacaaggtgaaagtttttcaatccgaagcgtgtagtctgctaaggttgcttaacgttactgtatttaggctgaactgcacaagccatgagcatattaagttatatgatagcaaatataaatggtataaattaactgttaacgttacttacttctaatccagcagtgcgttctccattgttcttcttaggtaacgttaaagataaatgcttctcttcctcaatgtccagacataaatgaagatattcctcacgtgtgtgaataaagtttataatccaaatatgcggtaaaaagtctttaaatctgatcaaactttacgctttgcttgttatggttgaacagctcgtgtcttcattaccatgtcaacagctgtgggcgtgaccaaattaaagataatgaagtcagccaggaaaaacggtactctctttacttcaatgcagattacattaacaggcaatatttgttttcgattatatttagcttgtttaaaagtggacatttcaggctttctttggatgtgtgtatcatgcttgtgtgacgagtattcgcggagtttcaattgatttttgtaacgtgttttgagagacagctggcggagacagaaatgtctggatgctcaccctgtttattttctttatttgacaaaaacacaaagatctgttgttattgtgaatgaacacatattaaagaagaccctttaccgtttcaaatgatgtcaaacacgtaagtgtatgattattaatgatggagtattttaagttgattctgccatgataaggaaaaaacacgtcaaaacgcgaccccgcgtttttggaccccagggggttaataaacctcaaacaaagaTGTATACAtctgtcctcacattctttactgtagttccctcctgcctcattatgcagctcattatgcgagcctttgtttgctagctgtcaatcaatccttctcgcatacggcccctctaaacaaaaagtgtcttacaatttctaaatcaatatattgttttatgtgaacaAGTAGGCAGGGTGattgtcacatcattttaaagaaaaaactctagactactagattctgtttaggaaagtcttgttaaaacatgtttagtatgggttttgtggacttatatcagtgacttaaaaattttgctttttaaataccacgcataaacatttttctctcaaaaatacaaacatgtacatacatgtagctcatataatattttagcccagtttgtgctgaacgcagtggtatgagacactttataccattattatgttttaaagcaactgaaaaaagaccaaatgtaagagcatgtcagaacctctgagagtgtcccaaaatggtcggaccccagagggttaatgtcaagttgtcatgagaAGTTATGTTGTatgggttaatgtcaagttgtcataacaaagacatctcaaacaatgtcatctttgcaataaaaatgaaaaaattgaacaaatgacacttaatgacagttgtcttAAAGGTccataaaatcttcttcatattcatgacacgtgtcaggtcatgattatgaatgtgtcatgtcagccttatgtaaagtgatgttttataaaaacatcataaaaactttTCATGTGTCGTTGACCCACAACCTAAACAGTTTATATGTGAAGAAATCCACGTATTTACTTCTCATGAGACGAGTGTTTGACAAATTATTCGGCAAACTACTATCACTCATcgctgctttttgatggttttgagaacAATTACTCACGAGTCGCCCTCTGTCATTTCACAGAATTATACAACGGAGAGCACGTCAAGCATAAAAGTCTTGTAGGTTTACTGAGGAGGTTCACGCCGTAGAGTAGAGCCGTGCGAAttgcaaaagtgtaaacaagGCTTTAACTGCACAAAGCTAAAAAGAAATCAGCAACTGTGTGCTGATTCCACCACTTGCCGCGTCACATGTGAAAgggcctttaaaggaaaacaccacagtttttcaatattttactatgttcttacctcaacttagatgaatgaatacatgcctatcttttttcaatatgtgcacttaatctttgcacagcgtgtcatgaatgtgttagcatttagcctagtcccatttattccttaggatctaaACAGGGAACAATTTAGAAGCCAACAAACagttccatgttttccccattcaaagactgttacatgagtagttacacgagtaagtattgtggcacaaaataaaatgtgatttttaagtgaataaaaaatgagaactatattgtatggcggaagagcacttaggggctggacacaccaaaacttttaaacgcggctgaaaacgccttgaggacaccgaatgccagctgtttttcagctgagtgccagctttcttcagctgagcgctttggtagctgtgatacttcagctgcgagccggttggttgctgtggtaatgtcccgcccctcctccactgtgattgggcggccgtgtgagaactgacattgacgagcggaacTTTTCTCCCAAAGTTGAacctctttcaactctcgacgctcagcgccaagcgcggaaaaaccgccgagcgacggttttcagcgcggaaaaaaaaaccgctagctgctggcttatttgaaaaacgccgagcttccattggaaacaattgaaaacatgcgccggccgcgggggtaaaagttttggtgtacacaaccccttagtttgcagcacttcaacctctggCGCAGTAATATCATCACTCCCTTGAAGATGTTACTGTGCGCTTAGGTCGAAATGctacaaactaagtgctcttcctccatgcattgaaaatagatagttatatattaatttgtctaaggtAAGGACATAgtgaaatgttaaaaaaatagtggttttcctttaagtcaaaagtgtaggcATATTTGTCAGCGTTTCACACTCTCTCAGTCGTGCATTAAACTGCCTGCCAACTTGCAagtgtgaatttgaatttccttttgcgacagttataataacacaaatcacatcacacccaatAATTCAATCGCCCTTGCTTTTTTTCCACtccaacatttcaattattgcccactaaaagctgcacagatatatttgcttacctgaactctggtgtctggtctgaactagttgatgcatgaaaacagcaccctgactggttgactggctcaaagttttttgagtattttaaaaatacaaaaatactcatcttaaatgtatttaaatacaaattacatttcatttttttcaaaggctttaaaatacaaaatacaaaatactattttgtatttcaaatacgtattttaaatacatgtatttgaaatactgcccatccctgatcacatatgtacagacatatatacaaacaaacacactcatgcactcacAGGAGTCCCAGATAGGAGAAAATCAGAGTAAAGTTACATAGCACATTCAATTATCAGTCTCTTATTACCCCCGAAcaccacatatgtaatataagtacagtaattataaagttgattatttttatgttcttcatAGAAAATGAGCCAAGACCTATGAATctgaggttgaaacaacaattaattgcataatttttatttatgtaaacattaaaaacgggtcccacagacccgaacaccacacaaAGGTTAAATGATAATgacaaatgaatgaatgaaaacaataattaaaacaacaacagaatCATGACACCTCGTTTCAGGTAAATCATaggattttattttgtttagtaGTAGATGCGCAGTAGTAGATTTTATTTTGcctaaattaaacattttacaaacCATTAATATGTCCTGTGTCTTATGATGgaaatattacattttgttcTGTATATTTTACTCTTACAGGTATTTGTGTAATAATCTgatatattaatttttaatttacagTCATGACTCTGATCCTGCTGAAGTCTTAAACACATTCAGATCAAATCTGAGGAAGAAGTTTGAGTGTTTGTATGAGGTAACATCAAATAAGAGAAACCCAACACTACTGAATGAGATCTACACAGAGCTCTACATCACAGAGAGTGAAAGTGGAGAGATCAGTAATGAACATGAGgtgagacagattgagacacaatccagaagaacaacaacagaggagacaccaatcaaatgtaatgacatctttaaacctttacctgaacaagacaaacacatcagaagtgtgctgacaaagggagtcgctggcattggaaaaacagtctctgtacagaagttcattctggactgggctgaagagaaagagaatcaggacgtccacctcatatttccacttcctttcagagagatcaatttgatgaagaacaaaacactcagtcttttagatcttcttcatcttttcttcccacagacaaaagaaatggaaatctccagtgatgaatataaagtgttgttcatctttgatggtttggatgagtgtcgtctgtctctggatttttacagcagtgtgaggttgtgtgatgtaagtgaatcaacctcagtggacgtgatgctgacaaacctcatcaaggggaatctgtttccatctgctctcatctggatcacctccagaccagcagcagctgaTCTCATCCCCTCTGAGTGTGTTGATCGAGTCACAGAAATACGAGGCTTCAGTGATCCACAGAAGGAGGAATACTTCAAGAAGAGaatcagtgatgagagtctgtctgatcaaatcatctcacacctgaagtcatccaggagtctctacatcatgtgtcacatcccagtcttctgctggatttcagtcactgttctagagagaatgttgagtgaagcagagagaagagagatccccaagactctcactcaaatgtacacacacttcctgatcattcagacaaacatcaaacatcagaaggactatgagaagaaagatgaagacatgatcttcaaactgggtaaactggcttttgagcagcttgtgaaaggtaatctgatcttctatgatgaagacctgagagagtgtggcattgatgtagcagaagcatcagtgtactcaggattgtgtactcagatcttcagagaggagtttggttTGTATCAGGGGAAAGTTTACTGCTTTGTTCATCTCAGCATCCAGGAACATCTAGCAGCTCTTTATGCTCACATGTCCTTCACAGACAACAACAGATATGTGTTTGATGAAAATCAGTTTTCTAAAGTTGTGGGCaaaataaatcataaatcaTTAAAAGATTATTTATTAATCAATTTACATCACAGAGCTGTAGATGAATCTTTACAGAGTAAGAATggacatctggatcttttcCTGCGTTTTCTTCTGGGTCTTTCACTGGAGTCCAATCAGATTCTCTTACAGGATCTACAGACACAGATGAGAAGATGCTCCTACAAGAAAGAGAAAACTGTTGAGTACATTAAAGAGAAGATGAATGAGAATCTGTCTACAGAGAAATCCATCAATCTGATTCACTGTCTGAATGAACTGGGTGATGATTCACTGCTGCAGGAGATTCAACGTTATGTGAAATCTTCATCAGTAGGAGACTCCAAACTCTCCTCTTCACAGTGGGCagctttagtttttgtgttgttgatgtcTGAGCAGCATTTGGATGAACTTGatctaaataaatttattggagataaaaatacagcagatgaagTTCTTGTGAAACTACAGCTtgtgattaaagaaaccaaaaaacTCAAGTAAGTAAAACTAACAACAATCACATGACTGTTtacatattaaagcaacactatgtagttttccaTGTAAGATTGGCTTACGGCTCCCACATgaggttgaaaagcgcaacagtgcaattgtgttgctttaataaaattaatttaattattttatgattttattttgaactcTTACTTTGGAAGaatcttttctaacaaaagtcattttCTTAATGTTGTACATAAATCAAAAGTCAATCTCAAAAAAGTTCTCAATGTTCTGCCAATATAAAAAGTGttcagttttcttgacgttctaagaatgtttctgtgttgtctaaacgttagatgaatgttacattctaccattttcaaactttatgacaatttcatgttttaattttcacacaatgtttaaaacaacaacttatCTACCAACTGCTACAGAATTACACTAACTTTACATTaccataacaaatgtgttttatatacatagcgttaacacaaccagggaagaACTAGCAAACAAAAAGTCAtgggtcaagagtccaactaaaacaaacactgatcaacaccatggtgactttaaatgaaacaaatcatcaacatctaaacctaataagtgaattgtgttttctacagcaatatttttaccgaacattaagaaataatgttttatggggtggtttcccagacagggattagcttaaaccaggactaggccttagtttaattatgaaatataaattgttttaacaaacacaccttactaaaaacattacttgtgtgcattttaaggcaaaacaaatggcattgatgtattttaaaatatgtcagtgcaagttgttttcagtttggacagctattacatttactttagtctaggactagtctaatccctgtctgggaaaccacctctataaattttaaaataataaaatgcaatgtttctctatcatatGGCTGGACAATATGGCCAAAATTTTAGCACGGTATACTTCTCCATTTCGGCCGGCACGGTATAAATCTGATAACGGTATGCATATTAAAAAAGTCTCAGGAAAAACTGCCAAGAATGCCTGCAATGGATGTctgaaccaaaaacaaacatctGAAAAAAAATTGGCCAATGAAACCTTCTCTTATAAAACTatatcatatttaaaataaaaaagggaTAAATATATTAATGTTCACCTTTAATTCGTGTTTATCCTTCATACAAAAAAGTGATATCACTGTCCAGTAAAACAAACTTTCAGGCTCAGCTTAATAATATTATAAGTGCACCCTGAATGTCAGTATAAATGCTGTAatgcaggggtctcaaactcaaacaggCTTGGGGACATTTCTAAGATCGACATCTCATAGGAGGGACGAAGAGctatttaacattaaaaagcacaattatttattttacatttataaactattaagTATTTTTTGCCACCGGGTTGTGCTTCTGTTTTGATATATTATGAATTtattcagtcatagtattgactttcGTAGTTCCATCTGTGTTAGTCTTGTTCAATTTGCTATTATAGTCATATGTGGAGAAAATATAAGTCAATGTGACCCTAAAATAATTGTAGTATTTAATGTTACATaaagtaagaaaaataaaaattactgaTCTACTTGTAATTGCTTAGCAAGCTAGATAgtgaaaaattatacatttatttcatgatctaatctaatattttttatacaaagATGACGGTGTTGACATGTTATGGTTGTCACAGTAGCAGTGTCCAAAGATATGAAGAAGTTTAAGAGAATATCAAACATACAGGAGCTTGAGTGATCTTGAAGcatgcagaagagctgaaggtTTGAAAATGGGGTCCTCAGGAATGCAGTTGACTCTGTAGTTgtctgattttattgctttttataaatatctgacggtggtgacaaatatgtgggacacattttgagcaatcacaaaataatagtaaatattgttcaaaactcactgtttgttgtttttaatacatattacaATGTACCCTTTCATgtggtaaatatattatttaattcaATTATTACTTTGGATAAGTTGAAATGATTATCTCTTAACCGAGGACAGCTGATTTTGTAGGCAATGGGCCAGCAtataatcattaaattaataaaaaataaaaattaacctATAAAAGAACCTTACATATGTGCAAAGGACCCCCTGATTATAACATTGATTCTTTTTCTTCatgaaaataatattaatttccaacagaattagcacttttcttagtgggaCATGTTTTTGCCAAAGTTTCAAGAATCAGTGATTTGAtagacatttaattatattatacatattacTCATAACCAGATGACACAGCAGCATACATACTTGTAtcttttctcctcatctttatTCTTTTCTTACCTTGGCACCTTATGGATTAAGCCTATTTTTTCTCACCAGtaatttagtttgtgtttattacatcTCATGTTCTCCCTCTCTATATGGTGTCGTCATtagaagctgtgacttgatgCGAACTAACCAAACACCTCCTTCTCATACTTCTGAGTGActgacagctcttctctgagcaAACACTCCAAAGTCCCGAAATTAGTAATTGATCGCATGGTGGTGTCAATGATATGATTTGACACGAGGTACAGATGAGCGAATTTAAATCCGCATTCCATTTGCTTGTCGTCCCGGAGATTGCGGCTCATGGttgcttaaaggacaagttgggtattttacacttaaagccctgttttcagattgtttatgatgaaatagaacggttttgactaaaatttgatgctggcccgagaattttcgggtgtttcttgtatcatctcccacctctacaatggctgcataggtgcacaggaacaatccttccttaaatgcattaaactttcatttacaaagacgtaaaactcaccgagtggtcaggggtgttcactggtatgctcacacaaaaatcgctgcaaaagatgctttccaacaggttttatcgtagtttttgccaactccattgacttgtattagatgtgctgtgaggtacggtattactccgcccccgggaactttgtttctattcttgcaattggcaaaggtggattatcgccaccaactgggctggagtgtctattattcaagctctcaatggaagaatgaacgggtgtgaggcgtttggaaaaataggtccacaagtttacaacgaacgGTAAaccacctgttggaaagcatcttttgcagcgatttttgtgtgagcatatcggtgaacacccctgaccactcagtgagtttcaagtctttgtaaacaaaagtttaatgcatttcaggaaggattgttccagtgcacttatacagatattgtagaggtggggaaagaaaactggacactttttatattggcagaacgtttttgggaactttcagggaacgttctttgAACATTTTCTGTTAGCTGAGAGTCAAACAATATCTTGTCCAttatgaacacaaacacttaaaggcacaccatgaaactttttggccactagggggtgctagacatgtatttttcacgcctagcgcccctagaggccacaagcaccgcagcactgtcgcaaaggaaagggactggccaaccttaaaactaaactaaaaactaaacatttaaaacgctaaacgatcaacattttgagacaacagggagaaacgcagtcatgttacaactttctgatgaggaactcgtcgtggcagaagccatttctcaatctgaaggttgcagcctccgaatgtcgtatttctaagctgcatacgtcatcaagactctcttatttcacaatattaacaattataaagttgactattgtacttatcgtaaattgttgcagtatgcttattacttgcgaatgtaatgctcagtttaccttaataaaccaggcttgatgacgtattcaGCCTtcaggctgcagccttcaaattgagaaacgaccagaaatatttccttgcctttttttgttgcatcgtctctctctccctcgccaccaggattttccgcaatggcgctcgttttttctctctt encodes the following:
- the LOC141363208 gene encoding protein NLRC3-like, producing MDQTQTSKHEDFSPGCSSDHQKRSDPEFSCVSMKSDASMHHPLQFKNEETRPTHRRIRTESDCQRRKIEQSENQLQDLNENMNPRVINSLTSQRTRTQDYKNRNIYNADAEEGLHSETNNKDQQRLRHTRAKYTNKHSHDSDPAEVLNTFRSNLRKKFECLYEVTSNKRNPTLLNEIYTELYITESESGEISNEHEVRQIETQSRRTTTEETPIKCNDIFKPLPEQDKHIRSVLTKGVAGIGKTVSVQKFILDWAEEKENQDVHLIFPLPFREINLMKNKTLSLLDLLHLFFPQTKEMEISSDEYKVLFIFDGLDECRLSLDFYSSVRLCDVSESTSVDVMLTNLIKGNLFPSALIWITSRPAAADLIPSECVDRVTEIRGFSDPQKEEYFKKRISDESLSDQIISHLKSSRSLYIMCHIPVFCWISVTVLERMLSEAERREIPKTLTQMYTHFLIIQTNIKHQKDYEKKDEDMIFKLGKLAFEQLVKGNLIFYDEDLRECGIDVAEASVYSGLCTQIFREEFGLYQGKVYCFVHLSIQEHLAALYAHMSFTDNNRYVFDENQFSKVVGKINHKSLKDYLLINLHHRAVDESLQSKNGHLDLFLRFLLGLSLESNQILLQDLQTQMRRCSYKKEKTVEYIKEKMNENLSTEKSINLIHCLNELGDDSLLQEIQRYVKSSSVGDSKLSSSQWAALVFVLLMSEQHLDELDLNKFIGDKNTADEVLVKLQLVIKETKKLK